gTCTTTTGCCCCAATATAATATATTTAGTTCATCATTAGGTCATTTGAATTACTCACAGAAGATATTCGTCTCCTGTAGGAGCCTCCACTGTTTTCACTGCAATATAAATCCATCAATTCATTCCACAAAATCCAATCACAAGATATAAGAATATTTCCTTAATTGTTTTTacttactcatttttgtcagAGTGCAAGGGCTCCATTTTCAACTAAATTAGTGAAGAAAAAACCCCCATTACTTTTCTCGTCACAAACAAATGATGGTGAACAGTTACAGTTTTTCAAATTTAGTTTTGCTTAACAAATGAAAGAACATATGCACTAATAAACGGGATTTGATATTCCTCAAAGAAATCATCAAGGTATTAACAAAatctaaaataaacaaaatcggATTCGGGCTGTTAGTTTTTCAACTTAACATAAATAAGAGATcggaaataaataagaaagtcaaACAAACCTCGCAGTGGTTACTTGCAAAAACCTCTTGGTAAAAATTGTTAAAGGTTACCGAATAATTTTATCCATAACATCAAGGCTAAAAATGTGGAAGATGAAGAAAGTCAATTGTTTTCGTTCTAACGTCAACTTGAAGCTAACGTCTGGCTATATGAATTTGCCGCCTCTGCGCATGCGCAGTGAACTTCTGGCGCTGTCTTCGCAATGAGGTATTTGTTATTCGTTAATTTACTTTACTAATTTGATTTTACCCAATTGtttgataataataacaataatataaaactGTAAAATACTGGGAACATTTAATTTTTGGACTCTGGGAATTGAATACCGGTGGTAATGACGCCCACAGCGGAAATACAATGTTCAGCTTCCTTTATTTAAAATTAGTGCGGTTGGTTCGTAGTTGTTTGACTACACGTCTCAAGCAACATACTAGCCTATACTAGTTATACTAGTACGGTAAggtgtattttttaattattattgtgtgtgatGCCAATGCCATAATCTAAAGTTGTTTCTGATACTTTACCAGTAATGTTGTTTCGCACGCTCGCACTATTATGTTGCTTTTGCGTTTGAAAACCCAAACTACTTGTAATTGTCGATTCCAATTCAAAATCTAtgtactgtgaaaaaaaaaaattcaatgtagTTAATTAGAAAGATACTTTCTTGTGTATGTTTATTTTTCACCAGAATAACCTTTATTCAGTCGAACAGCTAAACCGATAACTCGCTGACATCTTGAAGAGGACAATGTCAAAAATACCCAAAGGTCAGTTTTCTTCTTGTTGAATTTTAtgtaattgatttaaaaaaaaaaaaaaactatatcgAAATCTTTTCCACAGGACAGCTCCATACGGAGTCAAAGAAATCAGCCCATAAAAATGAAACAGCAACTTCAGCTAAGTCTCACCAAAAAGATGGTGTCCTCAGACAAAAAGAACACATATCACGGTGAGAAATCATTCATAACGTCCCTGAAAATGGATAAACATTTATCTGCTACATTAAATTGCCCCCATCCCACTTTTGTCCTCCAGAGAAAATGTTGCGCCAAAGGTCTACAAAGCGTAAgtccataaaatatttttttctttgcaagcAAAGTGGAGATTTAACCTTATTCATATAAACATATACTTTTTGTTTTAGGATTTCCTCAAGATATGAACTGCAGGCAGAACTAAAGGAGCAAAATCAACGATTGGTGGCTGCCAAAGAGGAACTGCAGAAAAACCTTACGGAAACACAGGTATAGAAAATAAACAACTCTGATTGATTTGAGTGTTTTTTACCCAAATTTTTAAAACACAGCAAAGGGTCAACCATCTGGAGCAGCAGTACAGTGAACTTGAAAACGAGAACTCTAAGGTACAGAAAAACCTCAAGGACTGCCAGACGATCCTAGTGTCTGCCAAAATAGACCCAAGTAAGTATGCGTCACAGTTTATTGTTAATTATTGTTTAGAACATTATGGAAATTCATTTTGGATTGCTACTTAGTTTCAGGAGAAGTAATTGGTGAAACGGCACGTCAGAATGAAGAACAAAGAAAAGAAGTCATGGTACGCACATATATTTCAAATTCTTTGCTCTACTTGATTTAATTTTCTATAAAGTGAAAGAGAATAGTATTAATATACATGTACAAGATTTCAAGTCAAAGACGACACTTTTGTCCGATTCCAGAGTGTCTCCACAGACCTGCTGAAAGAATTAAAAGATTTTGGTGACATTGCAACTCAGCAGCGTTCTCAACTGCAggtgatattattattatcatattaTGAATGATCAGTTTGTAACTTTGATATGTCACCATGAATGGTTTCAAATATTCGATTGTGTTGACATCCATTTTTAGGAACTCCAGAAAACGATGTTAGACCTAACTGAAGCACGAGAACAAATGATGCAAGAGAGGCAGGCCTTTGCTCTGGAAGTTGCCGAGTTGGAAAAAGCGCTCACGGAGGCAGAAGCTCTCTTATTGTAAATATATtcaatggccttttttttttaaatgtgttggcGAGTTAATATAgattaaaatgttttgttgttcATGTACAGTATATGTTTGGGTCCATTATATGCCTTTAAATGCCATTGTTTTCAGTCTTGATACCTAATAAATGTTCTTATTTTGTCTTCAAAATAATGTGCTGCAGATGTGTACAGTTCTCATTATTGTCAATGTCGTATTTCAAAACATTAACAGTCCAGGAAAATACATAATGGCTGAGATTGTGTAGGTATGAGGTAGTACTCTATTGTGTTCTGTAGGGGGCAGTAGTGTACAATTACTAAATGTGTTATCCCAGAGTAAATAAATGAGGAAGAGCAATGCGGAAGAAAGTCACCCTTCAGCTTCTGTAAATATGAATGCGCGACATTGAACGGTATTGGTCAAATTCGGCAAAAAACATTATATTTTTATCTGTTTAGCGAAAGTCTAAATGCAATTAAAAGGCTGTTGAATACTTCTACAGCGACTCGCAGCACTCTACTGTGTGGTGGgcaagtcataaaatgaaaaaataatcatgtGTTTATATGTCGTAAAAAACAAAGGACGTAaaacgtagtttgtttgtgcCCAATAATTATTTCATCTTTAGAAGGCACCACCTATATTTTCGTTGAGAATTGTAATACCTATACAATGTTGTTAAATTGGAGAATCTTGGTAGCAAGATGggctttatttgatttattttttagggGTGTGTGCTCAAACTACATGGCGCCATTCTACTAAGTCATGCACTCAATAAGTCATGATCTGTCTTAACTTGGAACAAAGATTTACTGCTAATGTTTGAGACTTTTTATCATTTTGCATGTCTGCTCACTTCTCTTCAGATTATGGCAGCAGGCTGTGTGAGGAAAGTACTTTATGCAGTCCAAATGGTGAATGGGGGCAGTCCAGGCTCCTGGACGCCAGCATTAAGGTCTCTCGGGAGGAGCAAAACGAGCAGCATCTTTGCTAACCATTGGAGATGGTCACCCTTCTGCACAGAGGTGGATAACTTGAACCCAACTCCcgcagtaaagaaaaaaaaggatcctCATGCTCGCACAACGATCACCAGCGTAGGGCGAAAAATCTCAGAGCGGCAAATCCAAGTAATTAGTGAGACCGGAGACAACTTGGGTGTCCTCCACCGTGCGGATGTGCTCAGAATCATGGATGAGAAGGGTCTCAAACTGGTGCTGCTCAGTGAACGACAGGAGCCCCCAGTCTATCGCCTGATGAGTGGGAAACAAATCCATGaagaacaaatgaaaatgtgGGAGAAACAGAAAGCAAAAACAGGTATGTGGAGCTAAAATAAACTACAATTTCTTTTGACATTTGCAAATCATAAGATTACAATGAGCTGCAAAAAGATTCTAATACATGTCACAAGCAGatgaaatgtcattttaaatggATTTGGTTGATATATTCCGTTTAGCTCCCGTGCAGGTCAAAGAACTTACCTTTTCATCTGGCATCGCGCCTCACGACCTGACCGTCAAATTGAAGCAAGTAGAAAGCTGGTTGGAGAAAAAGCACCACGTTAGGATTACATTGCGCTCGCCACGCAGAGAGTCTTCCAAAGATCTGGTGAGGAAGACCCACGCCCAGTTTACCACAGCTCCCACATAGTATTGTGTCTTCATGtctcacaaatatttttttttccacacaggaTCAAAAATTAGAGCAGATTGTACAACGAATAGATGTGACGGTGGGATTTGTCGCCAAGCCAAAAGTCATACGTGAGGGTCAAGCGGCCATGTGCATACTTCGGCCACCTTCAGCTAAGGAACTAAGAGACAAAGTACAAACTTCATTGTCGGAAACTGCCAACGCACAGGCTGCCCAGGATGAAACATCACCCTCGGACACACAAGAACACGCTTCAACAATGATCAACGAGAAATAAACTATAATTGGTCGTTCAATCTCTTTAAATCCTCCTGTAAGGTGAGACGCAACCCATGTAATATACAATTATGTGAgaaatgtgcatttttttttttttgtatattgaaAAATCCAACTTTTCTGCACACCTTTAAGTCAAACCAACTGCAGCTAATAAACTCATAATGAGATAACATCCACAGCACATTGTATCTTAACCTTTATTCAAGAATGATATCATTtttatgataaaaataaaactctaaTTTGGCTTACAGATACATTCACTTGTCACAAATAGATGTGTTTCACACTTAATCCAACACCTTTCTTGAGCTTTCAGCATTAGACACATCCCTGGAACTTCCACAAGAATCCGTGTGTACATcttaaaaaagttaaaaacagTACAAGTGGAAATCTATGACATCCAACTAATTTTGAGCCCCCTCCACTcactttgaaaatataaactttactaaactgtaaaaaaataaataaaagcagcatTAACTAACATGCATAAACAACATTTGTCAATAAGCCTCGAGTACTTTGTAGGAGGAGAAGGGTTTGACGAAATGATAGTCCAGGTTGCCGCAGTGAGGGCACTGCTGCACGTTGCTGTACTCGGAGAAATACTGCATACCGACGCGAACGTCCACCACTGGCTTCCCGCAATGTTTACAGTTGAGACGAGCCTGGTGGACGGCAAAGGGACAAAAATATAAAAGCCATTTTTCTCTCATTTTGTATACTGTTATATCTGGATTCTACCTGACAACAAGGTGAAGCAGCCAAGATGTCGTAGGTATACATAGTGCCTAATTGGTGCCAGCTCCCATCCCATCGAGACTTGCACTTGATACATACGATCTTGTGGACACCTTCTAGACAATCCACACATATGGCATAGAGGTGCAT
This genomic stretch from Syngnathus scovelli strain Florida chromosome 20, RoL_Ssco_1.2, whole genome shotgun sequence harbors:
- the knstrn gene encoding small kinetochore-associated protein; the protein is MSKIPKGQLHTESKKSAHKNETATSAKSHQKDGVLRQKEHISRENVAPKVYKAISSRYELQAELKEQNQRLVAAKEELQKNLTETQQRVNHLEQQYSELENENSKVQKNLKDCQTILVSAKIDPISGEVIGETARQNEEQRKEVMSVSTDLLKELKDFGDIATQQRSQLQELQKTMLDLTEAREQMMQERQAFALEVAELEKALTEAEALLL
- the mtif3 gene encoding translation initiation factor IF-3, mitochondrial isoform X1; this encodes MRKSNAEESHPSASIMAAGCVRKVLYAVQMVNGGSPGSWTPALRSLGRSKTSSIFANHWRWSPFCTEVDNLNPTPAVKKKKDPHARTTITSVGRKISERQIQVISETGDNLGVLHRADVLRIMDEKGLKLVLLSERQEPPVYRLMSGKQIHEEQMKMWEKQKAKTAPVQVKELTFSSGIAPHDLTVKLKQVESWLEKKHHVRITLRSPRRESSKDLDQKLEQIVQRIDVTVGFVAKPKVIREGQAAMCILRPPSAKELRDKVQTSLSETANAQAAQDETSPSDTQEHASTMINEK
- the mtif3 gene encoding translation initiation factor IF-3, mitochondrial isoform X2, giving the protein MAAGCVRKVLYAVQMVNGGSPGSWTPALRSLGRSKTSSIFANHWRWSPFCTEVDNLNPTPAVKKKKDPHARTTITSVGRKISERQIQVISETGDNLGVLHRADVLRIMDEKGLKLVLLSERQEPPVYRLMSGKQIHEEQMKMWEKQKAKTAPVQVKELTFSSGIAPHDLTVKLKQVESWLEKKHHVRITLRSPRRESSKDLDQKLEQIVQRIDVTVGFVAKPKVIREGQAAMCILRPPSAKELRDKVQTSLSETANAQAAQDETSPSDTQEHASTMINEK